Within Desulfobacter sp., the genomic segment CCCCCTCCACACGCTCCACCGCATTAAGACGGAAAAAAATGGGGAAGTCCGCACCCACTGCGTCCCGGACCGCCGTTACCACCCGCAGGGGCAGGGCGGCCCGCCCCTCCACTCCGCCCCCGTATTTATCTTTTCTCAGATTGGTCAGGGGGGAGAGAAACTGGCTGAGCAGATAAAGGTGGGCCCCATGGATCTCCACCCCGTCAAATCCGGCCGTTTGCGCCCGGACAGCCGCATGGACAAAGGCGGTCACCAGGCGGTCCATATCCTGGGGCCCCGCCTCGAAGGGGGCAATTCCCGGCCGGCAGGCAATCCCCGACGGGGAGACCCCATTGCCCGGCAGTTCAAGGGGCCAGGCCTTGGCCCCGGCATGGTTGAGCTGGATCACTGCCTTTGCGCCTTCACCCTGGATGGTCCGGGCCAAATCCCCCATCCCGGGCACCTGGCTGTCCTCCCATAGCCCCAGGCTGCCCGGCACGATCCGCCCTTCCGGGCTGACCGCAGTGGCCTCCACAATCACAATGCCCATCTGAAGGGACCGGGCCTTATAAAACGCTAAAATCCCGGGGGTCACCTCTCCCTGTTCCGTTCCGTAGCCCGTGGTCAGGGGGGCCAGTACCAGCCTGTTCCTGACGGCCATTTCCTTTATTTTGAACTGGTCATCCAGTCGGTTCATCATTTTTCTCCCTTTTGAATATGTGCCATTGCCCGGCGGATAAAT encodes:
- a CDS encoding NADH:flavin oxidoreductase, whose protein sequence is MMNRLDDQFKIKEMAVRNRLVLAPLTTGYGTEQGEVTPGILAFYKARSLQMGIVIVEATAVSPEGRIVPGSLGLWEDSQVPGMGDLARTIQGEGAKAVIQLNHAGAKAWPLELPGNGVSPSGIACRPGIAPFEAGPQDMDRLVTAFVHAAVRAQTAGFDGVEIHGAHLYLLSQFLSPLTNLRKDKYGGGVEGRAALPLRVVTAVRDAVGADFPIFFRLNAVERVEGGQPTYDALAAGRLLAGAGVDVLDLSLAVGGTWKEEDGRRVLMTTSAYDKDQATGDVTALAGGIRSACGLPVIAVGRLNSRIDGEAALADGADMVAIGRQMICDPEAGAKILAGETADILECEACMACFASLGKGKLKCKVNRNLPD